One Natrinema halophilum genomic window carries:
- a CDS encoding TRAM domain-containing protein: MEISEKLLCLFSTDVSEEEDRYIIEVPKQEVETGDIDPGEVYRVALISREEGVGGDDSSVTTQPQTPPSEPQPPVDVGETRYVEIEDIGKQGDGIARVERGYVIIVPGADVGERVKIEVTEVKSNFAVGEIIEETF, translated from the coding sequence GTGGAAATATCTGAAAAATTGCTGTGTCTGTTCAGTACGGACGTTTCGGAAGAGGAGGATCGATACATCATCGAAGTACCGAAACAGGAGGTCGAAACCGGAGACATCGACCCTGGGGAGGTCTACCGCGTCGCATTGATCTCGCGCGAGGAGGGGGTTGGTGGCGACGACAGTTCGGTCACCACCCAACCCCAGACTCCGCCGTCCGAACCGCAACCACCTGTCGACGTCGGCGAAACGCGCTACGTCGAGATCGAGGATATCGGCAAACAGGGAGACGGCATCGCACGCGTCGAACGAGGTTACGTTATCATCGTCCCCGGCGCCGACGTCGGCGAACGCGTCAAAATCGAGGTCACCGAAGTCAAGTCGAACTTCGCCGTCGGCGAGATCATCGAAGAGACATTCTAA
- a CDS encoding radical SAM protein: MIDPETLSVTIVDGYVDEPAHFGVPPYISTYPRYAAGALVDAGVPRELITYHTIDGLRDEPDRWQDVDEADLLVYLGGMTVPGKYVGGTPAEPDEVRKLAWTATGTSLMGGPVKFGVGDENAGATETERQDLDFDFVAKGDVEAAVYDLVESGLEGFNDRMRDVDEVSRWARQGAFVVEAHPNHPDHLIAELETSRGCAYRCSFCTEPLYGNPTFRPPPTVVGEVDALADHGVRHFRIGRQADILAYGGDGEAPNPDALRQLYGGIREVAPDLETLHLDNMNPITIVEWPEASREGIRIIAEHNTPGDTAAFGLESADPVVQEENNLNVTAEECFEAVKVVNEEAGWRPGENAGKNCGEASEDARTVGGGGPRRLPKLLPGINLLHGLKGEREETYRLNREFLQRVYDEGYMLRRINIRQVMAFDGTDMSDTGAEIANDHKKLFKRYKRQVREEIDNPMLERVAPTGTVLPNVHLEYHQDGKTFGRQLGTYPLLVGIPGERTLGRTVDVAVVDHGYRSVTGVPYPLDINAASMDELTAIPGVGDSTAGDIIVNRPYESVQEASLGTTFDLSRFMTARALERAD; this comes from the coding sequence ATGATCGACCCCGAGACGCTGTCGGTGACGATCGTCGACGGCTACGTCGACGAACCAGCACACTTCGGGGTGCCGCCGTACATCTCGACGTATCCGCGATACGCAGCGGGTGCGCTCGTCGACGCGGGCGTCCCGCGCGAGTTGATCACCTATCACACGATCGACGGCCTACGCGACGAACCGGACAGATGGCAGGACGTCGACGAGGCGGACCTCTTGGTCTACCTCGGCGGAATGACCGTTCCGGGAAAGTACGTCGGCGGCACGCCGGCCGAACCGGACGAAGTTCGGAAACTCGCCTGGACTGCCACTGGGACGAGTCTGATGGGCGGCCCCGTCAAGTTCGGCGTCGGCGACGAAAACGCGGGCGCGACCGAGACCGAACGGCAGGATCTGGACTTCGACTTCGTCGCCAAGGGCGACGTAGAGGCCGCCGTCTACGACCTCGTCGAGAGCGGCCTCGAAGGGTTCAACGATCGGATGCGAGACGTCGACGAAGTATCGCGTTGGGCCAGACAAGGCGCATTCGTGGTCGAAGCACATCCCAATCACCCGGACCACCTCATCGCCGAACTCGAGACCTCGCGGGGCTGTGCGTACCGATGTTCGTTCTGTACGGAACCGCTCTACGGGAACCCGACGTTCCGGCCACCGCCGACCGTCGTCGGCGAAGTCGACGCGCTGGCCGACCACGGCGTCAGACACTTCCGAATCGGCCGGCAGGCTGATATCCTCGCCTACGGCGGCGACGGCGAAGCACCCAATCCCGACGCTCTTCGCCAACTGTACGGTGGAATACGTGAGGTCGCCCCTGATCTCGAGACGTTGCACCTCGATAACATGAACCCGATCACGATCGTCGAGTGGCCCGAAGCGAGCCGGGAGGGCATTCGGATTATCGCCGAACACAACACGCCAGGCGATACGGCAGCGTTCGGCCTCGAATCGGCGGACCCGGTCGTCCAGGAGGAAAACAACCTGAACGTCACCGCCGAGGAATGTTTCGAAGCGGTGAAGGTCGTCAACGAGGAAGCGGGATGGAGACCCGGCGAGAACGCGGGAAAGAACTGCGGAGAAGCGTCCGAAGACGCTCGGACAGTCGGCGGGGGCGGTCCCCGACGACTACCGAAACTGCTGCCCGGCATCAACCTGCTCCACGGCCTCAAAGGCGAACGCGAGGAGACATATCGACTCAACCGCGAGTTCCTGCAGCGCGTCTACGACGAGGGCTACATGCTCCGGCGCATCAACATTCGGCAGGTAATGGCCTTCGACGGCACCGACATGTCAGACACCGGTGCGGAGATCGCAAACGACCACAAGAAGCTTTTCAAACGGTACAAACGGCAGGTTCGCGAGGAGATCGACAACCCGATGCTCGAGCGCGTCGCGCCAACAGGCACCGTTCTACCGAACGTTCACCTCGAATATCACCAGGACGGGAAGACCTTCGGCCGCCAACTCGGCACGTACCCGTTGCTGGTCGGGATTCCGGGTGAGCGCACCCTCGGGCGAACCGTCGACGTCGCGGTCGTCGATCACGGGTATCGGTCCGTAACCGGCGTTCCCTACCCGCTCGACATCAACGCGGCATCGATGGACGAACTCACCGCCATTCCCGGCGTCGGCGACAGTACAGCGGGCGATATCATCGTCAACCGCCCGTACGAATCGGTCCAGGAAGCGTCGCTCGGGACAACCTTCGACCTCTCACGGTTCATGACGGCTCGAGCGCTCGAACGCGCCGACTAA
- a CDS encoding DUF7559 family protein, giving the protein MPRTEEIVCTDEDCYLDMFENHYTYDVPSDSDISDLACPVCGGTDCLEQIEL; this is encoded by the coding sequence ATGCCACGAACGGAGGAAATCGTCTGTACCGATGAAGACTGTTATCTCGATATGTTCGAGAACCACTACACCTACGACGTGCCGAGTGACTCCGACATTTCGGACCTTGCGTGTCCAGTTTGTGGCGGCACCGACTGTCTCGAGCAGATCGAACTCTGA
- a CDS encoding Hsp20/alpha crystallin family protein, producing the protein MTLKDLGKSVGSALYRQVGRANGRVQNHRSLPVDILENDTAYRVVFDAPGAEPDDVQVRYLEGNVKIRVDRFRQFHEGYEMRFPGRGMDLNGEAELPSDAVVDADAGTARLSETGTLSVVIPKDSAIDDVDEADGTADFEDPSEADETTDLERPGEAVTDSDSNTESEPVTIDD; encoded by the coding sequence ATGACGCTCAAAGACCTCGGGAAATCGGTCGGCAGTGCGTTGTATCGGCAGGTCGGCCGCGCGAACGGTCGCGTCCAGAATCACCGATCGCTTCCCGTCGACATCCTGGAAAACGACACCGCCTATCGAGTCGTTTTCGATGCGCCGGGGGCAGAACCGGACGACGTTCAGGTCCGCTATCTCGAGGGCAACGTCAAGATCCGAGTCGACCGATTCAGGCAATTCCACGAAGGGTACGAGATGCGTTTTCCCGGACGCGGAATGGATCTAAACGGCGAAGCCGAGTTACCATCCGACGCGGTCGTCGATGCGGATGCCGGAACAGCGAGGCTATCCGAAACAGGAACGCTGAGCGTCGTCATTCCGAAGGATTCGGCGATCGATGACGTCGACGAAGCGGACGGCACAGCCGACTTCGAAGATCCCAGCGAGGCGGACGAAACGACCGACCTCGAAAGACCTGGCGAAGCCGTCACCGATTCGGACTCGAACACCGAATCGGAACCGGTCACCATCGACGACTGA
- a CDS encoding NAD(P)/FAD-dependent oxidoreductase: MTGSGRTESTVGSDALAQRGADLEIAIVGAGAVGATVAYDLTREGANVTLYDRGDVASGATGRAAGICYDAFAGGLDAAIASESIERFRALSGDDTFPFVECPYVWFARDGDTERADAIREQVRRMQDNGVVALEMDGDALADRFPALRTEDIEVAGVAGASGYADPTEYAVSLATTAADSGATLETETPVEVRVDPARVIRTDGDAREFDAVLVAAGARTANLLADAGVSLAMKPYRVQALVAGADFAEPMCYDATGGFYLRPHADGLLAGDGTENREADPDAYDRDADSTFATDLGERVAHRVPAIDDTGKRGFDRAWAGLCTATPDRDPLVGDVRDGLYVATGFQGHGFMRAPAIGRRLAEEMLGGAGIGAFDPTRFDGDEGFDVLEGLALDPN, from the coding sequence ATGACCGGTTCGGGCCGGACAGAATCGACCGTCGGCTCAGACGCGCTCGCCCAGCGGGGCGCAGACCTCGAAATCGCAATCGTCGGTGCAGGCGCGGTCGGCGCGACAGTAGCGTACGACCTTACCCGCGAAGGTGCAAACGTCACGCTTTACGACCGCGGCGATGTGGCGAGCGGCGCAACCGGGCGAGCAGCGGGTATCTGTTACGACGCCTTTGCAGGCGGTCTCGACGCTGCAATCGCGAGCGAATCGATCGAGCGATTCCGTGCGCTGTCGGGCGACGACACCTTCCCGTTCGTCGAATGTCCGTACGTCTGGTTCGCTCGCGATGGAGACACGGAACGGGCCGACGCCATTCGAGAACAGGTCCGACGTATGCAGGACAACGGGGTCGTCGCTCTCGAGATGGACGGCGACGCGCTCGCCGACCGATTTCCCGCGCTGCGAACCGAAGATATCGAAGTCGCGGGGGTCGCGGGCGCATCGGGGTACGCCGATCCGACCGAGTACGCGGTCTCTCTCGCGACCACGGCGGCCGATTCCGGAGCCACCCTCGAGACCGAGACGCCGGTCGAGGTTCGAGTCGATCCCGCGCGGGTGATCCGTACCGACGGCGACGCCCGCGAGTTCGATGCGGTGCTGGTAGCCGCCGGCGCCCGAACGGCGAACCTGCTCGCGGACGCGGGCGTCTCCCTGGCGATGAAACCCTACCGCGTCCAGGCTCTCGTCGCGGGCGCGGATTTCGCCGAGCCGATGTGTTACGACGCGACCGGCGGCTTCTACCTGCGACCGCACGCAGACGGCCTTCTCGCTGGCGACGGCACGGAAAACCGAGAAGCCGATCCGGATGCCTACGACCGCGACGCCGACTCGACGTTTGCAACGGATCTCGGAGAGCGGGTCGCTCACCGCGTTCCGGCGATCGACGACACCGGAAAACGCGGGTTCGATCGCGCGTGGGCCGGTCTCTGTACCGCGACACCCGATCGTGATCCGCTGGTCGGTGACGTTCGTGACGGGCTGTACGTGGCGACCGGGTTCCAGGGTCACGGCTTCATGCGCGCACCGGCCATCGGACGGCGCCTCGCAGAAGAAATGCTCGGAGGGGCAGGGATCGGCGCTTTCGACCCGACCCGATTCGACGGTGACGAGGGATTCGACGTCCTGGAGGGACTGGCGCTCGATCCGAACTGA
- a CDS encoding DUF7521 family protein: MSFYAAAMPTAIALAIVKTLVLTVGGIITFFAYKAYRRTRQPALGYLALGFGLVTLGLVLAGMLYELLSVPLMRGVLLESLLVLAGFIVIAYSLYVT, from the coding sequence ATGTCGTTCTACGCCGCGGCTATGCCGACCGCGATCGCGCTTGCGATCGTCAAAACGCTCGTCCTCACCGTCGGCGGCATCATCACCTTCTTCGCGTACAAGGCATATCGGCGAACGCGACAGCCGGCACTGGGGTATCTCGCGCTCGGTTTCGGCCTCGTGACGCTCGGGCTCGTACTGGCCGGCATGCTGTACGAACTGCTTTCCGTCCCGCTTATGAGAGGCGTCTTGCTCGAAAGCTTGCTGGTCCTCGCCGGGTTTATCGTGATCGCGTACTCGCTGTACGTCACTTGA